A region from the Bactrocera dorsalis isolate Fly_Bdor chromosome 1, ASM2337382v1, whole genome shotgun sequence genome encodes:
- the LOC105222270 gene encoding uncharacterized protein LOC105222270 — MELQQSPEVDDLEERVKLRREARRKKILENAKSRLEKLSMRQGGDGDSDLVHQRSNHQIQETIEYSDPEVEPDIPENLQMPFQHFQQFENTFKGFESSLNQEDVQEKEKPFLKYKLHVVLAVTIAYITSLILNESEGKTFFVIIPVALVIISDLTIFRQQKQRNPMINMLVIFGLRSQEIVHALDVVSKLQNIMADLSIFIFYFCLATCFGNQFVHLADIK, encoded by the exons atGGAATTGCAGCAATCACCTGAGGTCGATGATTTAGAAGAAAGGGTCAAACTTAGGCGAGAGGCAAGAAGGAAAAAGATTCTTGAGAATGCCAAAAGTCGGTTAGAAAAATTAAGCATGAGACAAGGTGGAGATGGCGACAGTGATTTGGTGCACCAACGTTCTA acCATCAGATACAAGAAACTATTGAGTATTCTGATCCAGAAGTTGAACCTGATATTCCAGAAAATTTACAAATGccgtttcaacattttcaacaatttgaaAACACATTCAAAGGATTTGAAAGCAGTTTAAACCAAGAAGATgtgcaagaaaaagaaaaaccgttcttaaaatataaattgcatGTTGTGTTAGCTGTGACAATTGCATATATTACATCTTTAATACTAAATGAAAGTGAAGGAAAAACGTTTTTTGTGATAATACCAGTTGccttggttattatatctgatcTTACAATATTTCGACAACAAAAGCAGCGTAATCCAATGATTAATATGCTAGTGATCTTTGGACTACGATCCCAAGAAATTGTACATGCATTAGATGTTGTCTCAAAACTACAAAACATTATGGCAGATTtgtcaattttcattttttacttttgcttaGCTACTTGTTTTGGTAATCAATTTGTCCACCTAGctgatataaaataa